The genomic region AACCTGGAGAGTCATCCGATGATAACCACCCCTTGTCATAGTCATTGTCATTGTCTATTGTCATATTGTCTACTGCCTATTGCCAACTGCCAACTGCATTTCCTTATTCCCTATTCCCCTATTTCCTTTATTTCCTTATCCCCTGAGTCGTACAATTTTTCAAAAGTCTCTGCTTTATAGACCAAAGCGTCAAGAAGATGTACTTTTGAAATAATATCTGATTTCTTTTTAGACGACATTTTTAATACAGGATTTATGTAAATACACTTCTCATTGAATCTAATGAGTAAACTTATAATGGATCTTTGATAATAATAAAGAGCTTTATTAAAATCATTTTGTTTTAGGTATAAATTTCCGAATCCACAATAAGTCTCTGACACTAATGAATGATTTTGCCCCACCGTTTTAAGCATTATTTTCAGGGATTTATTGTAAAGATACAGCGCTTTTGTAAAAAATTCGTTGCGAGCCTCCTTCGTAGGGGTTAAAAATTTTGAAACCCTATGCCGAACAGCTCCTTTTGCAACATAAACATTTGCAATGTAAAGATTATCCCAGGCAACATTGAAATGCTCATTGCCAAAATTCATAATATCAATTGCCAGGGATTTATTGTGAAATTCAAGCGCTTTATCGTATTCGCCCATATTCAGATAGACTATCCCAAGGTTAAAATAACTATAAGCTACATACATATTATTTTTCCCTAACACTTTTAAGCGAATTGATAAAGCTTTCTCGTTATATTCCAGCGCTTTTTTAAGATCGCCTGTTTTACTATAAACTTCAGCGATATTATTATAGCTTGCTCCTACTGATCCATGCCATTGACCAACCTCTTTAATGCGTATCCTTAAAGCTTTTTCAAAAAAATCCAATGCCCTGCCATAATCTCCCTGATAGAAATAAATTGTCCCGATATTATTATAATTTGCAGCTGTATACATATTCTGCTCCCCGAGATATTTTATATTTATGGATAATGACCTTTTAAAAAATTCAAGCGCCTTGTTGTAATTATTTATGTTTGAGTAAACGCTTCCAATGGCATTATAGATATGAGCAATTAATTCATAGTCATTACCTAATTTATTTTTTACTGTTTCAAGCGCGTTATTCAAATAATTCATTGCCGTTTTGTTTTCCCATTTTATTCTATAAAAATCACCTAGATAAAGATAACATTGCACAAAACTTTTCCAGTCATTTAATTTTTCATAGACCACGCTGGCTTTTTCATAATAGAAAATGGCGCTATCAGGTGATTTGTAATAAAATGAGTCACCTTTTGAAATGTAGTAATCGGCATTCTTTATAGCTTCCTCCTTCTGAATGCTATCGTAGGACATGTTGGCTAAAGTAGTATCGGCATCCTGAGCGGAGGAAAGATCGTTAAAAAGTAAAAAGTAAAAAGTAAAAAGTAAAAATATGGAGGCAGTTTTTTTCATTTTAAATTGTCTTTGGATTTACTTTATTTTATTGCGTAAATAAATTATTTTTTTGTAAATTTGCAAATCGTATTAATATTAAATACTTTCAAGATGGAAACTATCTGTATCACTAAGGAAAGGTATGAATACTTAACAAAATGCGAAAGATTAGTGGATATGGAGTTTGAAGAGAAGTTTTCAAAAAAGTTTATAGCAGAAGTCAGAGAAAGCGAAGAAGCATATAGAAATGGTGAATATAAAGAAGTAAGAAGTAAAAAAGAAAGAATAAAACTCTTTTCATAGATTTAGACATCATGACCATGTTTACAAATAAACAAGGCTCTATTCTAAAATTTAGTTGATAGATAAATTTTTATTATTTTTGTACTAAATAAAGCACTTTCACAAATGACAAGTAAAGAAAAGTCATAAAAAAAACATTGAGCACCGTAGGTGCGACCTGTTTGTAGAAAGAAAGATCACAAAAAAAATAAGCGCTGTAGGTGCGTCCTGTAAAAGAATTATTCTAACTACAATAGCAATTTCAGATTGAATATGACGAAAAATATCTTTTTGAATGGATTGAATAACAGGACG from Cytophagales bacterium harbors:
- a CDS encoding tetratricopeptide repeat protein, which encodes MKKTASIFLLFTFYFLLFNDLSSAQDADTTLANMSYDSIQKEEAIKNADYYISKGDSFYYKSPDSAIFYYEKASVVYEKLNDWKSFVQCYLYLGDFYRIKWENKTAMNYLNNALETVKNKLGNDYELIAHIYNAIGSVYSNINNYNKALEFFKRSLSINIKYLGEQNMYTAANYNNIGTIYFYQGDYGRALDFFEKALRIRIKEVGQWHGSVGASYNNIAEVYSKTGDLKKALEYNEKALSIRLKVLGKNNMYVAYSYFNLGIVYLNMGEYDKALEFHNKSLAIDIMNFGNEHFNVAWDNLYIANVYVAKGAVRHRVSKFLTPTKEARNEFFTKALYLYNKSLKIMLKTVGQNHSLVSETYCGFGNLYLKQNDFNKALYYYQRSIISLLIRFNEKCIYINPVLKMSSKKKSDIISKVHLLDALVYKAETFEKLYDSGDKEIKEIGE